In the genome of Impatiens glandulifera chromosome 6, dImpGla2.1, whole genome shotgun sequence, the window CGCCTTCTCTGTTCCTCCCTTTACGACTGCCGGAGGAGGATGTAGCACCGGCAGCTCCCgatgaagaagaataaaaagaCGCCGTTGGCGACGATATCATGGCGGCAAACCCACAGTTCTCTTTCAGATGAGAGCTAGAAACGATGtcgtcatcttcttcttcatccataaaaatctgccTGCATCTGCATTCCTCGCTACAGAAAGCCCTATCTCCTCTGCCATGATCATAAACGTTCATTAATTATGCTTAAAAAATGGAAAGAAGATCCGGTGGCCGGCAAACTTACTTGTACATGTAGATATCTTTGGAAGGCAAGAGTTTCCGGCGACAGAGAGAGCAGTTATCGAGAAACCCAGAACCGGCGGTGATCGGAGATTTGATTATGGATGATTTGTTGATAACTTGTGGGTTTCTCCTCATAATACCCTTTTGGTTGGGTGATTCAAGAACGATGCTAAGACCCACCATCTGTTGTTTCTATTTCATTGTCTGGGTTTTGGGATGGATTTGATTTTGTAGGTGGAAGTTCAGTAATGGTGGTTACTGCTTAGTAACAGAGGCGGCGATATGCATACAGTAATTgataagagagagagagaggaaaaCGACGAAAAGAAACGTAAGCGGACGATTTAGCCTTGTAGTGCTGGTTAGCTGCCACGTAACCCCAACCTCTATTCAATGTAATatacttttttcttctttatttttttactttgtgctttctcttttttttactCATTTCTCTTTTGTCTCGTCTCACATGTACGGTTATGATTATTTTGATAGAATATGTATATTAAGTCCTTCAGTTTGtcatttatattcaaatttcatTGAAATCAAAGTCTAGGAAATTGCATGCTTATTTGGATAGAATATGCATATTATGTCCTTAagtttttcatttatattcaaatttcatTGAAGTCAAAgtcttaaaaaatttaaagttattaaataaactagcATTAATCCcatatatttttacttatttatttataatcattttagctaaaattaaattattcaaattaaattattttaaaattggttttagtttgtaaaaatgaagtttaatctaaacctaatattaacatatattttatctattcgATACtcacttaacccctcaattgacccCTCATCTTGttactcacactttttcatgtctcttttatccctcgacaaaccactcattaatcttagtcgacctcaattaaTGACACACCTCTTATATCTCGTCAAACTTAACCACTAACccccaattgaccatcatcttgtgactcacacttttttatatgcctctttatcctctcggcaaaccacccactgaCCTTAatcttatgactcacactttttcatatctctttatccatcgacaaaccactcaccaatatTAAATGACCTCTCTTTtactcacttcaacaaatcaaaaatcaatctcaattgatcacacacctcttatccatcGTCAAAACCCAACCACTAACCCCCAAATGACTTTcatcttatgactcacactttttcatgaCTCTTTATCCCCTCATATGCCCCTTTATCCTCTTGGAAAACCACCTACTGaccctaatcttgtgactcatactTCTTCATACGTctctttatccctcgacaaaccactcaccaatcttagttgatctctcttttactctcacttcaacaaatcaacaatcatTCTCAATTGATCACGCACCTCTTATATATCGTCAAAACCCGATCATTAACcccaattgaccctcatcttaTGAATCCCATTTTTTCATATCTCTTTATCCactcatatgcctctttatcccctcgAAAAACCACCCACTAaccct includes:
- the LOC124942914 gene encoding FCS-Like Zinc finger 15-like; translated protein: MVGLSIVLESPNQKGIMRRNPQVINKSSIIKSPITAGSGFLDNCSLCRRKLLPSKDIYMYKGDRAFCSEECRCRQIFMDEEEDDDIVSSSHLKENCGFAAMISSPTASFYSSSSGAAGATSSSGSRKGRNREGAANGSG